The Schistocerca americana isolate TAMUIC-IGC-003095 chromosome 5, iqSchAmer2.1, whole genome shotgun sequence genome includes a window with the following:
- the LOC124615975 gene encoding ejaculatory bulb-specific protein 3-like — protein MARNMIFYCCLVAAVTISAKAAPQDKLDNFNVDEILNNDRLLKSYIQCMLDADDGKCTTEGKEIKSRLPKLLATGCGDCSPSQLERAIKSLKHITEKHPAEWTKLKAKFDPTGEYTKKNADTWKQYGVTL, from the exons ATGGCAAGAAACATGATCTTCTACTGCTGCCTCGTGGCTGCTGTTACCATTTCGGCGAAAGCCGCGCCGCAAGACAAGCTCGACAACTTCAACGTGGACGAGATCCTCAACAACGACCGCCTCTTGAAATCCTACATCCAGTGCATGCTCGATGCAGATGATGGGAAGTGCACCACCGAGGGCAAGGAGATCAAAA GCAGGCTGCCAAAATTATTGGCGACGGGATGTGGAGACTGCTCGCCTAGCCAGCTGGAGAGGGCTATCAAGAGCCTGAAGCACATCACAGAGAAGCACCCTGCAGAGTGGACCAAGCTGAAGGCCAAGTTCGACCCCACGGGCGAGTACACAAAGAAGAACGCCGACACCTGGAAGCAGTACGGCGTCACTCTCTGA